Proteins from a genomic interval of Alteromonas macleodii ATCC 27126:
- the ccmD gene encoding heme exporter protein CcmD translates to MQFESFADFLNMGGYAFYVWLSFGVTFLAMGIIAIQSFSKHRDLLKQVVVEKERKARIKKARQQQQVNT, encoded by the coding sequence ATGCAGTTTGAATCCTTTGCCGATTTTTTAAATATGGGAGGCTATGCATTTTATGTATGGCTTTCGTTTGGCGTTACGTTCTTAGCAATGGGCATTATCGCTATTCAGAGTTTTAGTAAACATCGCGACCTGTTAAAGCAGGTAGTGGTGGAAAAAGAACGCAAAGCGCGTATTAAAAAAGCACGACAGCAACAGCAAGTAAACACCTAG
- the ccmE gene encoding cytochrome c maturation protein CcmE, protein MNPRRKQRLAVVGIIGFLIVSAIGLMLYALNDSIDLFYTPSEIIEGKNGQKPQVGQRLRIGGMVVPGSVKRDQESLAVSFDLIDTGPTVTVTYTGILPDLFREGQGIVATGVLTGASSIKAQEVLAKHDEEYMPPELAEKMKGIKHVKPENMPSYESSTGSGGK, encoded by the coding sequence ATGAACCCGAGACGAAAGCAGCGACTAGCCGTAGTGGGAATTATCGGTTTTTTAATAGTAAGTGCAATTGGATTGATGCTTTACGCCCTAAACGACAGTATTGACCTTTTCTATACGCCAAGCGAAATCATTGAAGGTAAAAACGGCCAGAAACCGCAGGTTGGCCAGCGTCTTCGTATAGGCGGTATGGTGGTACCTGGCAGTGTGAAAAGGGATCAAGAAAGCTTAGCTGTGAGCTTTGACCTTATCGATACTGGCCCAACGGTGACTGTGACTTACACCGGCATCCTTCCTGATTTATTCCGCGAAGGCCAAGGCATTGTAGCAACGGGTGTACTTACTGGTGCAAGCAGCATTAAAGCGCAGGAAGTGCTGGCTAAGCACGATGAAGAATACATGCCGCCTGAGCTAGCTGAAAAAATGAAGGGCATTAAGCACGTTAAACCTGAAAATATGCCTTCCTACGAGTCGTCTACCGGCAGCGGAGGCAAGTAA
- a CDS encoding heme lyase CcmF/NrfE family subunit: MVPEIGNIALTLALVLSILLAVYPLWGAHRQHEALMATAKPLAIGLFTFTLIAYVCLTYAFVTDDFSVAYVAQHSNSRLPIYYKITAVWGGHEGSFLLWVLMLSIWTVAVAIFSKGIPLAMVARVLSVLGMVGIGFYLFMLLTSNPFNSMLPFFPVDGRDLNPLLQDFGMIIHPPMLYMGYVGFSVAFAFAISALISGQLDSTWARWSRPWVISAWAFLTVGIALGSWWAYYELGWGGWWFWDPVENASFMPWLVGTALMHSLAVTEKRKAFKSWTVLLAIAAFSLSLLGTFLVRSGVIVSVHSFASDPTRGLFILGILIVLSGFGLLLYAMRAASLKSPGRYQAFSREVLLMGNNVFLCAATLVVLLGTLLPLVHKELGLGSISVGAPFFNQMFTLLIVPFVLMLGLGPLTRWKQQKASELQKQLLIAGGIALCAGVLVNFAYDEPTYMGVLGMILVFWILVTTVQEVMQRLSAMPSGNSDNASVLVKLRKLTPSHWGMVLGHVGFAICIIGITLVSNYEMERDVRMDIGDTVSLGGYDFSFRDVVKVQGPNFEADKGVFDVYQDGELIAHLEPEKRLYIVQRMPMTEAAIHSNPIRDLFIAMGEPLDNGAWAIRIYIKPFVIWLWAGAVVMAIGGIFSISDKRYRMAKVKKIKRVFGGKGESDAEQSHGQVSTPSNASVKGGA; encoded by the coding sequence ATGGTGCCAGAGATTGGAAATATTGCGCTGACGCTTGCGCTAGTGCTCTCTATATTATTGGCCGTTTATCCGCTATGGGGCGCTCACCGTCAGCACGAAGCGTTAATGGCAACGGCCAAACCGCTGGCGATAGGCTTATTTACCTTCACGCTTATTGCCTATGTATGCTTAACCTATGCCTTTGTGACTGACGATTTCAGTGTGGCGTATGTTGCCCAGCACTCAAATAGTCGACTTCCTATTTATTATAAAATTACCGCCGTGTGGGGCGGCCACGAAGGCTCATTTCTGCTGTGGGTGTTGATGCTTTCCATATGGACAGTAGCAGTGGCGATATTCAGCAAGGGTATTCCTCTTGCAATGGTTGCAAGAGTGCTGTCGGTGTTGGGAATGGTGGGCATCGGTTTTTACTTATTCATGCTGCTTACCTCAAACCCGTTTAACAGCATGCTGCCGTTTTTCCCGGTAGATGGACGAGATCTTAATCCGCTGCTGCAAGATTTTGGCATGATCATTCACCCGCCTATGCTGTACATGGGTTATGTTGGCTTTTCTGTCGCGTTTGCTTTTGCAATTTCAGCATTAATTTCAGGCCAGCTAGACTCAACCTGGGCACGCTGGTCAAGGCCCTGGGTTATTTCTGCTTGGGCGTTTCTCACCGTGGGCATTGCGCTAGGTAGCTGGTGGGCGTATTACGAACTTGGCTGGGGTGGCTGGTGGTTCTGGGATCCAGTAGAAAACGCCTCTTTCATGCCTTGGTTGGTCGGTACTGCGCTAATGCACTCGCTAGCCGTAACCGAAAAGCGAAAGGCGTTTAAGTCGTGGACCGTACTGCTTGCTATTGCCGCATTTAGTTTGAGTTTACTTGGCACCTTCTTAGTACGTTCAGGGGTAATTGTTTCGGTGCACTCGTTTGCAAGCGATCCTACCCGAGGCTTATTTATACTAGGAATATTGATTGTACTTAGTGGCTTTGGTTTACTGCTCTATGCTATGCGTGCTGCTTCACTTAAAAGCCCAGGCCGCTATCAAGCGTTTTCCCGTGAAGTGTTGTTAATGGGTAACAATGTATTTTTGTGCGCAGCAACACTGGTTGTATTGTTGGGTACACTACTGCCTCTTGTACATAAAGAGTTAGGTCTAGGCAGTATTTCGGTAGGCGCTCCGTTCTTCAATCAAATGTTCACGTTATTGATTGTGCCATTCGTACTAATGCTCGGTCTTGGCCCGCTTACGCGCTGGAAACAGCAAAAAGCCAGTGAATTACAAAAACAGCTATTAATCGCTGGCGGTATTGCGCTATGTGCCGGTGTACTAGTTAACTTTGCCTATGATGAACCAACCTATATGGGCGTTTTAGGCATGATATTAGTGTTTTGGATCCTCGTTACTACGGTGCAAGAGGTGATGCAGCGCTTATCGGCTATGCCATCAGGTAACAGTGATAATGCATCGGTGCTAGTTAAACTTCGCAAGCTTACGCCAAGTCACTGGGGAATGGTGCTGGGCCATGTGGGTTTTGCTATCTGCATTATCGGTATTACCCTTGTTTCAAACTACGAAATGGAGCGGGATGTTCGCATGGACATCGGCGATACCGTTTCTCTTGGCGGTTATGACTTTAGCTTTAGAGATGTCGTCAAAGTTCAAGGTCCGAACTTTGAGGCGGACAAAGGCGTATTCGATGTTTATCAAGACGGTGAATTGATCGCGCATCTAGAGCCAGAAAAGCGTTTGTATATCGTACAGCGTATGCCGATGACTGAAGCCGCTATTCACTCAAATCCTATAAGAGATTTATTTATCGCTATGGGCGAGCCTTTAGACAATGGCGCATGGGCCATCCGTATTTATATTAAGCCATTTGTGATCTGGCTATGGGCGGGCGCAGTGGTTATGGCTATAGGCGGTATCTTCTCTATTAGCGACAAACGTTACCGTATGGCTAAAGTAAAAAAGATAAAACGTGTATTTGGTGGGAAAGGTGAAAGCGACGCTGAGCAATCTCATGGTCAAGTATCCACTCCATCAAATGCGTCAGTGAAAGGGGGCGCATAA
- a CDS encoding redoxin family protein, which yields MKKAPLVAIPLVLFSLLVIFLFKGLFSDPRELDSQVQDKTLPAFSLPDLMKPEVTYTPEDLRGKVTILNVWGVWCVTCAVEMPYLTQLKNEQNVHIVGLYFDQDLDPDFGTKTLSRVQQEVTDMLSRYGNPYAYNIFDVYRDTSLDLGVTGAPEHFVIDAEGIIRMHHIGDINERVWNSKVGPLYNKLVAEASGKTGNGKKVDVDAVMDSEPTLSNTLNEKNNQSTASAQGGE from the coding sequence ATGAAAAAAGCACCACTCGTTGCTATTCCGTTAGTGTTGTTTTCTTTGCTGGTCATTTTTCTGTTTAAAGGGCTTTTTTCTGATCCCAGAGAGTTAGATTCTCAGGTTCAGGATAAGACGTTACCTGCATTCTCACTGCCAGACCTGATGAAGCCAGAGGTGACCTATACACCTGAAGATTTAAGGGGCAAGGTCACCATCTTAAATGTATGGGGTGTATGGTGCGTGACCTGCGCTGTTGAGATGCCGTACCTCACTCAGCTAAAGAACGAACAAAACGTTCACATTGTGGGTTTGTATTTTGATCAGGACTTAGACCCAGACTTTGGTACAAAAACACTGAGCCGTGTTCAGCAAGAAGTTACCGACATGCTCAGCCGATACGGTAACCCATATGCATATAATATTTTTGATGTCTATCGCGATACGTCGCTCGACCTTGGAGTAACAGGAGCGCCAGAACACTTTGTTATCGACGCTGAAGGCATTATTCGTATGCACCACATAGGCGATATTAACGAGCGTGTTTGGAACTCCAAAGTTGGCCCGCTATATAACAAGTTGGTGGCAGAAGCATCTGGCAAAACAGGCAATGGCAAAAAGGTAGATGTAGATGCAGTTATGGACTCAGAGCCTACATTGTCGAACACGCTTAATGAAAAGAATAATCAGAGCACCGCAAGTGCACAGGGAGGGGAATAA
- a CDS encoding cytochrome c-type biogenesis protein CcmH: MLSNTSSHGHAFFKATMLSVFTLLFVFSTFSVSAAEDKFSFDTPAQRESFLKLTAELRCPMCQNQNIADSDAMIAHDMRRKVYALLKQGKTEQEVIDFMKSRYGDFVHYQPPVTAATLWLWAGPVLFIFIALIVVIRRKSVTPPEDMAAKLAKADEMLEREKE; this comes from the coding sequence ATGTTATCGAACACTTCCTCCCACGGTCACGCGTTCTTTAAAGCCACTATGCTAAGCGTTTTTACGCTGCTGTTTGTGTTTAGCACTTTTTCAGTAAGTGCAGCTGAAGATAAGTTTTCTTTCGACACGCCAGCTCAGCGTGAAAGCTTTTTAAAGCTTACCGCAGAATTACGTTGCCCTATGTGTCAAAACCAGAATATTGCTGATAGCGATGCCATGATTGCTCACGACATGCGCCGAAAAGTGTACGCGTTACTAAAGCAAGGCAAAACAGAGCAAGAAGTGATTGATTTTATGAAGTCGCGCTATGGCGATTTTGTACATTATCAACCGCCGGTTACGGCTGCGACCTTGTGGCTTTGGGCTGGCCCTGTTTTGTTTATTTTTATTGCCCTAATTGTGGTGATTCGCCGCAAATCGGTAACACCACCAGAAGATATGGCCGCTAAGTTAGCTAAAGCAGATGAAATGTTGGAGCGAGAGAAAGAATGA
- the ccmI gene encoding c-type cytochrome biogenesis protein CcmI, whose product MSWSEFYIIVSGLITLVLLIVAFPWLRNKNHAKQDSLSNTQIVKQRLAELDREVQEGLISEHDKRQAVDELKLALVDESAFQSHKTGNAKLPLAIGAVLAIACGVIVYAQVNQMGRVTQASQAIEALPELSQQLASGNANNLTQQDIASLALAIRQRLREEPEDDTGWMYFGRLMLSIGQEVQAIEAIDKAVSLAPSNSANRITLAQALMTTGDVNNLERAQSILLGLLNDNPANDNLALMMAVVSAQLGDLENTQRFYKQVEGKLPADSDMAQRLVARIKELQGNTSEMAALQNTAAEITDTSTAQNASSEAKNASSEAQSDSSEAQTGFNITVNLSDDASTEAPKDGFLIVFAQDANSDNKMPAAVVKLPIDDFPVSVTLTTENAMMPQFTLATLSDVMVTARLSKDGNVAVSKGEWQGSASASVTANEISSLSVIIDKEL is encoded by the coding sequence ATGAGTTGGTCTGAGTTTTATATTATTGTTTCAGGCTTAATTACGCTTGTTCTACTAATTGTCGCTTTCCCATGGCTACGTAATAAAAATCACGCAAAACAAGATAGTTTAAGCAATACCCAAATTGTTAAGCAGCGCCTTGCTGAACTTGACCGTGAAGTGCAAGAAGGTTTGATCAGCGAACATGACAAACGACAAGCCGTTGACGAACTAAAACTAGCGCTGGTAGATGAAAGCGCATTTCAATCTCATAAAACGGGTAATGCAAAACTTCCGCTCGCGATTGGCGCCGTGCTTGCGATAGCCTGCGGAGTGATTGTATATGCGCAAGTAAACCAAATGGGTCGTGTTACCCAGGCAAGCCAAGCCATTGAAGCGTTGCCCGAGTTGAGTCAACAGCTTGCCAGCGGTAATGCGAATAACCTGACCCAACAAGACATTGCTAGCCTTGCTCTTGCTATACGCCAGCGTTTGAGAGAAGAGCCCGAAGACGACACGGGATGGATGTATTTTGGCAGATTGATGCTGAGTATTGGTCAAGAAGTGCAGGCCATTGAAGCTATTGATAAAGCGGTAAGTTTGGCGCCGTCTAACTCTGCTAATCGCATTACGCTTGCTCAGGCCTTGATGACCACAGGGGATGTAAACAACTTAGAACGTGCACAATCTATCTTATTGGGCTTGCTAAACGATAATCCAGCAAATGATAATCTTGCGTTGATGATGGCGGTGGTCTCTGCTCAACTTGGCGACCTTGAAAATACTCAGCGTTTTTATAAGCAAGTTGAAGGTAAGTTGCCAGCAGATAGCGACATGGCGCAGCGTTTAGTTGCGCGTATAAAAGAGCTACAAGGGAATACCAGTGAAATGGCAGCACTACAAAATACAGCTGCTGAAATTACTGATACATCAACAGCGCAAAATGCCAGTAGCGAAGCGAAAAATGCTAGTAGCGAAGCTCAAAGTGATAGCAGCGAAGCGCAAACCGGCTTTAATATTACGGTGAATTTATCTGACGACGCTAGCACAGAAGCGCCTAAAGACGGTTTCTTGATAGTGTTCGCTCAAGATGCGAACTCTGACAACAAAATGCCTGCTGCTGTGGTTAAATTGCCGATAGATGACTTCCCCGTATCCGTTACTCTAACCACAGAGAACGCAATGATGCCACAATTCACGCTGGCCACACTTTCTGATGTGATGGTTACCGCAAGACTATCCAAAGATGGTAATGTGGCAGTTTCAAAAGGCGAATGGCAAGGCAGTGCGAGTGCAAGCGTTACTGCCAACGAAATATCTTCACTAAGCGTTATTATTGATAAGGAATTATAA
- a CDS encoding phospholipid-binding lipoprotein MlaA: MELSKSLATGLIIAASLLGGCASNHTQDQAQAYSQDAGSNQAVVDTSDPRDPLEPVNREIWDFNWDVLDAYILRPITVTYVTVMPQPARTGLVNITDNLQEPANFLNNMFQGKVDDGLDSLARFLINTTVGLVGTFDVASKIGIERKREQFGETLAVWGLDTGPFLMLPFLGPSDPRSFTGDYVDGFAFPMSLLEGSVNLARIGISVLETRAQLLDQEAQLEQSVDDYAFVKNAYFENLEFRVTDGKSGDKAIDDEQLDDFADFEAMLEGNDFDSYEETSEEGVDESTDSEDTSVDDSEKAKLKEKDAKSNDGK; encoded by the coding sequence ATGGAACTGTCTAAATCACTCGCAACCGGGTTGATTATTGCCGCAAGTCTTTTAGGTGGCTGTGCGAGTAACCATACGCAAGATCAGGCTCAAGCCTATTCTCAAGACGCTGGGTCGAACCAGGCTGTAGTGGATACTTCAGACCCCCGCGACCCATTAGAGCCGGTTAACCGTGAAATCTGGGATTTTAACTGGGATGTGTTGGATGCCTACATCTTACGCCCAATAACCGTTACCTACGTGACTGTGATGCCTCAGCCTGCGAGAACTGGTTTGGTGAACATCACGGACAACCTACAAGAGCCTGCGAATTTTTTGAATAATATGTTTCAAGGCAAGGTTGATGATGGATTAGATAGCTTGGCTCGTTTTTTAATTAACACCACGGTAGGGTTAGTTGGCACGTTTGACGTTGCGTCAAAAATTGGCATTGAGCGTAAACGCGAGCAGTTTGGTGAAACTCTGGCTGTGTGGGGATTAGATACTGGGCCTTTCTTAATGCTGCCCTTTTTAGGCCCAAGCGATCCGCGAAGCTTCACCGGTGATTATGTTGACGGTTTTGCGTTTCCAATGTCGTTACTCGAAGGGTCTGTAAACTTAGCGCGTATTGGCATTTCGGTACTTGAAACACGAGCTCAATTACTTGATCAAGAGGCGCAGCTTGAGCAGTCGGTGGACGATTATGCGTTCGTTAAAAATGCTTACTTTGAAAACTTGGAGTTTCGCGTTACTGACGGTAAGAGCGGCGATAAAGCCATTGATGATGAGCAGCTAGATGACTTTGCTGATTTTGAAGCAATGTTGGAAGGCAATGATTTTGATAGCTATGAAGAAACGTCGGAAGAAGGTGTTGATGAGTCGACAGATTCAGAAGATACATCAGTTGATGACAGTGAGAAAGCTAAGCTAAAAGAAAAAGACGCCAAGTCGAATGACGGCAAATAG
- the galE gene encoding UDP-glucose 4-epimerase GalE, with the protein MKTILVTGGAGYIGSHTVLQLLEQNYGVVVLDNLANASAESLRRVEALTGKSVTFVQGDIRDTAVLDDIFSEHNIYAVIHFAGLKAVGESVQKPLSYYENNVYGTLTLCKAMQKHNVKNIVFSSSATVYGDPASLPLREDMATGHPTNPYGMSKLMVEHMLSDLYVSDNEWNIVLLRYFNPVGAHESGQIGEDPNGIPNNLMPYISQVATGKLEQLSVFGDDYDTVDGTGVRDYIHVVDLANGHLKALDRLNLNMGLDKYNLGTGQGYSVIEMIKAFEKGSGKTVPYKIAPRRSGDVAACYADPTKAATELSWHAEKGLEDMCADTWNWQSQNPMGYPKD; encoded by the coding sequence ATGAAGACCATCTTAGTCACTGGTGGTGCAGGCTATATAGGTAGTCACACAGTTTTACAGTTACTTGAACAAAACTACGGTGTGGTAGTACTGGATAACCTTGCAAACGCAAGTGCGGAATCACTTCGTCGCGTAGAAGCGTTAACAGGCAAGTCGGTTACGTTTGTTCAAGGTGACATTCGCGATACCGCCGTGTTAGATGACATATTCAGCGAGCATAACATTTATGCAGTTATTCACTTTGCCGGTTTAAAAGCCGTAGGTGAGTCGGTCCAAAAGCCCCTTTCATACTATGAAAACAACGTGTACGGCACGCTGACGCTGTGTAAAGCTATGCAGAAGCACAACGTAAAGAATATTGTGTTTAGCTCATCTGCAACGGTTTACGGCGATCCTGCATCGCTACCGCTGCGTGAGGATATGGCGACAGGTCACCCGACAAACCCTTACGGTATGTCGAAGCTTATGGTTGAACATATGCTTAGCGATCTTTACGTATCGGACAACGAGTGGAACATTGTATTGCTTCGCTACTTTAACCCCGTTGGCGCACACGAGTCTGGACAAATCGGTGAAGATCCTAATGGCATTCCGAACAACCTTATGCCTTATATTTCTCAGGTAGCTACCGGTAAACTGGAGCAGCTAAGCGTTTTTGGTGACGACTACGATACTGTTGATGGAACAGGCGTTCGCGACTACATCCACGTTGTCGATCTAGCCAACGGTCACTTAAAGGCACTTGATCGTTTAAACCTTAACATGGGCTTAGACAAGTACAATCTGGGTACAGGTCAGGGCTATTCAGTTATTGAAATGATCAAAGCTTTCGAAAAAGGCTCGGGTAAAACCGTGCCTTATAAAATTGCTCCGCGTAGAAGCGGCGATGTGGCAGCCTGTTATGCCGACCCAACAAAAGCTGCTACAGAGCTCAGCTGGCATGCAGAAAAAGGCTTAGAAGACATGTGTGCCGACACATGGAACTGGCAGTCACAAAACCCGATGGGCTATCCAAAGGACTAG
- a CDS encoding DUF6170 family protein: MKFYFSTRDIPALKGLPLTERVKLLDQASKRLSVPEKTLLNVLKLLVIVPVFAFILQTASNWTSLLWAFVVFLIYPLVIKPIQYSICAKYIAQPSSKENA, from the coding sequence ATGAAGTTTTATTTTTCTACCAGAGACATTCCGGCCTTAAAAGGTCTTCCACTGACAGAGCGGGTTAAGTTGCTTGACCAAGCGTCAAAGCGGCTATCTGTCCCAGAGAAGACTTTACTGAATGTGCTAAAGTTACTCGTCATTGTCCCGGTATTCGCATTTATTCTTCAAACCGCGTCAAATTGGACCTCGTTACTGTGGGCTTTTGTGGTATTTTTAATTTATCCATTGGTTATAAAACCTATTCAATATTCCATCTGCGCTAAATACATTGCGCAACCGTCTAGCAAGGAGAATGCATGA
- a CDS encoding peptide MFS transporter — translation MKSSNDTSFFGHPGGLRTLFFTEMWERMSYYGMRALLVLFMTASLQTQGLGFTVATAGAIYGLYTGAVYFLGLPGGWLADRLIGGKNAVWYGGIIIFAGHVVLAIDLQNLFFVGLILVASGTGLLKPNISAMVGQQYGDDDGRRDSGYALYYMGINIGSLIAYLVTGYLQENWGWHYAFGAAAIGMAIGLIQYYFSNRSLSADSVAPANPYQGAAKQRAWMGVWAVVALAVVVIVLAHMGTIVIEPVALAQQVAVVFTAIFFLYFGFIYFKGQLSDNEKKRMWALFLVCVASACFWSGFEQAGSSLNLFAQNYTDRVLESGSLLTSWFGMDAIPTVWFQLSNSLFIIILSPFFAALWINLAKRMIDPSYTIKCAIGIVIMASGFLVMFMASQYAAQGLKVAPMWLVTTYFLHTVGELCLSPVALSAVSKLAPKRFAGQMMGVFVLTYSIGNIIAGLLSGNFDPENVEQMPDLYLQIALFSIAIAIVIGLMSFKSRFWEKAGIEEKA, via the coding sequence ATGAAATCATCTAACGATACTAGCTTTTTTGGCCATCCAGGGGGCCTAAGAACGCTATTCTTTACAGAAATGTGGGAGCGCATGAGCTATTACGGTATGCGCGCACTACTTGTTCTTTTCATGACAGCAAGCCTACAAACCCAAGGGTTAGGTTTTACTGTTGCAACCGCTGGCGCTATTTACGGCCTTTATACAGGTGCGGTATATTTTCTAGGTCTACCGGGTGGATGGTTAGCGGACCGCTTAATTGGTGGTAAGAACGCCGTATGGTACGGGGGTATTATTATCTTCGCAGGCCACGTGGTACTCGCAATAGATTTGCAAAACCTTTTCTTTGTCGGCCTTATCCTTGTTGCTTCAGGTACTGGCTTACTTAAACCTAACATTTCAGCAATGGTTGGCCAGCAATATGGTGACGACGACGGCCGTCGTGACAGTGGTTATGCGCTGTATTACATGGGCATTAACATCGGTTCACTCATCGCCTACCTAGTTACCGGTTATTTACAGGAAAACTGGGGCTGGCACTACGCATTTGGTGCAGCTGCCATCGGTATGGCAATCGGCCTAATTCAATATTACTTCAGCAACCGTTCGTTATCGGCTGATTCTGTTGCTCCTGCAAATCCATATCAAGGTGCAGCTAAACAGCGCGCATGGATGGGCGTATGGGCTGTGGTTGCCCTTGCTGTTGTGGTTATCGTGCTTGCCCACATGGGCACTATCGTTATTGAGCCAGTAGCCCTTGCTCAGCAAGTTGCCGTTGTATTTACTGCCATCTTCTTTCTTTATTTCGGCTTTATTTACTTTAAAGGCCAACTAAGCGACAACGAAAAGAAACGTATGTGGGCGCTGTTTTTAGTGTGTGTCGCTTCAGCGTGTTTCTGGTCTGGCTTCGAACAGGCTGGTTCTTCACTAAATCTATTCGCTCAGAACTATACTGACCGCGTACTTGAAAGCGGCTCGCTACTTACCTCTTGGTTTGGGATGGACGCTATCCCAACCGTATGGTTTCAGCTTTCAAATTCCCTATTTATAATCATCCTGTCGCCTTTCTTCGCTGCCCTTTGGATAAACCTTGCTAAGCGAATGATTGACCCGTCGTACACCATTAAGTGTGCCATTGGTATCGTAATTATGGCGTCTGGCTTCTTGGTAATGTTTATGGCGTCGCAGTACGCTGCACAAGGTCTTAAAGTTGCGCCTATGTGGCTTGTTACTACGTATTTCTTGCATACAGTTGGTGAGCTGTGCTTAAGCCCAGTAGCACTAAGTGCAGTAAGTAAACTAGCGCCTAAGCGTTTCGCAGGGCAAATGATGGGGGTATTCGTACTGACTTACTCTATCGGTAACATCATTGCTGGCTTACTTTCAGGCAACTTCGACCCTGAAAACGTAGAGCAAATGCCAGACCTGTATCTTCAAATTGCCCTATTTAGCATTGCCATTGCTATTGTGATTGGTTTAATGAGCTTTAAATCTCGTTTCTGGGAAAAAGCGGGTATTGAAGAAAAAGCGTAA
- a CDS encoding capsule polysaccharide transporter — protein sequence MEKSLTQLNALLSKHKMLLLVLPWVLYALYLVLWAAPQYESKSQLIVKSSDGGSSFDPSSLLMAAGVSGASGGTESQLVEAYIQSADMIKYLDETIGLRDHYMSDKADMFSGLSSSHKQEDFYQFYLNHIEVSVDSASSVISLRTRAFDAEYAQIINQAIVDKAEEFINNINNNLAKSKLTFAKGEHEIVEQKLQQAKTEILGFQSKYNVLDPTAEGAAFQQIAFSLEATLAQKKAELSTMSTMMSNVAPEVINIKREIAALQKEVEKQKERISTAEGESEALSVSELMAQYSNLQVQLQLAIQAYSSSLITLENARVEAYQKLQHLVTVESPTLPDDNAYPTVIYNLVLFGVSLLLIYGIVRIVVATIREL from the coding sequence GTGGAAAAATCTCTTACACAGCTCAATGCCCTTCTCAGCAAACACAAAATGCTGTTGCTTGTTCTTCCATGGGTGCTTTACGCCCTATACCTTGTTTTATGGGCTGCGCCACAATATGAAAGTAAAAGCCAGCTTATTGTAAAATCAAGCGATGGAGGCAGCAGCTTCGACCCCTCATCCCTGCTTATGGCAGCCGGTGTTTCAGGTGCATCAGGCGGCACGGAAAGTCAGCTTGTAGAAGCTTATATTCAATCTGCCGATATGATTAAGTATCTGGATGAAACTATTGGCCTTCGAGACCATTACATGTCAGACAAAGCCGATATGTTTAGCGGTTTGTCGTCTTCACATAAGCAAGAGGACTTTTATCAGTTTTACCTCAACCATATTGAAGTTAGCGTTGACTCGGCATCTTCTGTAATTAGTTTGCGAACCCGTGCATTCGACGCTGAATATGCCCAAATAATCAACCAGGCTATTGTTGATAAAGCGGAAGAGTTTATTAACAATATCAATAACAACTTAGCGAAATCAAAGCTTACTTTTGCTAAGGGCGAACACGAGATTGTTGAACAAAAGCTGCAACAAGCAAAGACTGAAATTTTAGGCTTCCAATCTAAATACAATGTGCTAGACCCTACGGCTGAAGGTGCAGCGTTTCAGCAGATTGCTTTTTCATTAGAGGCAACCCTTGCCCAGAAAAAAGCTGAGCTAAGCACTATGTCGACCATGATGTCTAACGTCGCACCAGAAGTGATAAACATCAAGCGTGAAATAGCTGCGCTACAGAAAGAAGTAGAAAAGCAGAAGGAGCGCATTAGTACTGCTGAAGGAGAAAGTGAGGCCCTGTCAGTGAGTGAACTTATGGCGCAATACAGTAACCTTCAGGTACAGCTTCAATTGGCTATTCAAGCGTATTCTTCATCGCTTATCACACTAGAAAATGCACGTGTAGAGGCGTACCAAAAACTACAACATTTGGTCACCGTAGAATCGCCTACCCTTCCGGATGATAATGCTTACCCTACGGTTATCTACAACCTTGTTCTTTTCGGCGTTTCATTGCTTCTGATATACGGAATTGTAAGAATTGTAGTGGCAACCATCCGCGAACTTTAG